One window from the genome of Faecalibacterium sp. HTF-F encodes:
- the metG gene encoding methionine--tRNA ligase, with protein sequence MSEHKTFYITTPIYYPSDKLHIGHSYTTVACDALARFKRMQGYDVMFLTGTDEHGQKIQDKAADAGVTPKEYVDKIVATVKDLWKLLDVSYDRFIRTTDDYHMESCQKIFTKLYEQGDIYKGEYIGHYCKPCESFWTDSQLVDGKCPDCGREVYDAHEEAYFFKTSKYADRLLKLYEENPQFIQPESRKNEMIAFIKQGLQDTCVSRTSVKWGIPVPFDPKHTMYVWVDALSNYISALGYGNEKYHDYDKFWPADLHMVGKEILRFHTILWPAMLMALDLPLPKRVFGHGWLLMNGGKMSKSVGNVVDPVILCDRYGVDSIRYFLLREIPFGNDGMFTNEALINRINSDLANDLGNLLSRTVAMCEKYFGGTVHNVAGTEAIDTELETMVNELTAKVTADMDSLTIPQALMEIFAVIQRANKYIDETAPWALAKDEANKARLESVLYHLCEALRVCGILLNAYLPTTAPKMMEQLGLDASALDLSKTTYGAQETYTVHKGEALFPRIDVAKEIAHLKEEDEKRKAAAEAANKAKAEAEKKAAAPAEESTVDFTHEEEIDFDTFCKVELRVAEVRACENLKESKKLLHLTMFDGERERCILSGIAKWFKPEDLIGKKIGIVCNLAPRPMMKGKYVSEGMIFAADTADGGCSIAFYGDDTPVGSRIH encoded by the coding sequence ATGAGTGAGCACAAGACATTCTACATCACCACTCCCATCTACTACCCCAGCGACAAGCTGCACATCGGCCACAGCTATACCACTGTCGCCTGCGACGCACTGGCACGCTTCAAGCGGATGCAGGGCTATGACGTCATGTTCCTGACCGGCACCGACGAGCACGGCCAGAAGATCCAGGACAAGGCCGCCGATGCCGGCGTGACCCCCAAGGAGTATGTGGACAAGATCGTAGCCACCGTCAAGGATCTGTGGAAGCTGCTGGACGTCAGCTACGACCGCTTCATCCGCACCACCGACGACTACCATATGGAGTCCTGCCAGAAGATCTTTACCAAGCTGTACGAGCAGGGTGACATCTACAAGGGCGAGTACATCGGCCACTACTGCAAGCCCTGCGAGAGCTTCTGGACCGACAGCCAGCTGGTGGACGGCAAGTGCCCGGACTGCGGCCGTGAGGTCTACGACGCCCACGAGGAAGCCTACTTCTTCAAGACCAGCAAGTATGCCGACCGCCTGCTGAAGCTCTACGAGGAGAACCCCCAGTTCATCCAGCCCGAGAGCCGCAAGAACGAGATGATTGCCTTCATCAAGCAGGGCCTGCAGGATACCTGCGTGTCCCGTACCTCGGTCAAGTGGGGCATCCCGGTGCCCTTCGACCCCAAGCACACCATGTATGTGTGGGTGGACGCCCTGAGCAACTATATCTCCGCGCTGGGCTACGGCAACGAAAAATATCACGACTATGACAAGTTCTGGCCCGCCGACCTGCACATGGTGGGCAAGGAGATTCTGCGCTTCCACACCATCCTGTGGCCTGCCATGCTGATGGCTCTGGATCTGCCTCTGCCCAAGCGGGTGTTCGGCCACGGCTGGCTGCTGATGAACGGCGGCAAGATGTCCAAGTCCGTGGGCAATGTGGTGGACCCTGTGATCCTGTGCGACCGCTACGGCGTGGACTCCATCCGCTACTTCCTGCTGCGTGAGATCCCCTTCGGCAACGATGGCATGTTCACCAATGAAGCTCTGATCAACCGCATCAACAGCGACCTTGCAAACGACCTGGGCAACCTGCTCAGCCGCACGGTCGCCATGTGCGAGAAGTACTTCGGCGGCACCGTGCATAACGTTGCCGGCACCGAGGCCATCGACACCGAGCTGGAGACCATGGTCAACGAGCTGACCGCCAAGGTCACGGCCGACATGGACAGCCTGACCATCCCGCAGGCTCTGATGGAGATCTTTGCGGTGATCCAGCGTGCCAACAAGTACATCGACGAGACCGCTCCCTGGGCACTGGCCAAGGATGAGGCCAACAAGGCCCGTCTGGAGAGCGTGCTGTACCACCTGTGCGAGGCACTGCGCGTGTGCGGCATCCTGCTGAACGCCTACCTGCCCACCACTGCCCCCAAGATGATGGAGCAGCTGGGTCTGGACGCTTCTGCTTTGGATCTGAGCAAGACCACCTACGGCGCACAGGAGACCTACACTGTGCACAAGGGCGAAGCACTGTTCCCTCGCATCGACGTGGCAAAGGAGATCGCCCATCTGAAAGAAGAGGACGAGAAGCGCAAGGCCGCTGCCGAAGCTGCCAACAAGGCCAAGGCAGAAGCAGAGAAGAAGGCTGCCGCCCCTGCCGAGGAGAGCACCGTGGACTTTACCCACGAGGAAGAGATCGACTTTGACACCTTCTGCAAGGTGGAGCTGCGCGTGGCCGAGGTGCGCGCCTGCGAGAACCTGAAGGAGAGCAAGAAGCTGCTGCACCTGACCATGTTTGACGGCGAGCGGGAGCGCTGCATCCTTTCCGGCATTGCAAAGTGGTTCAAGCCGGAAGACCTGATCGGCAAAAAGATCGGCATTGTGTGCAATCTGGCACCTCGCCCCATGATGAAGGGCAAGTACGTCAGCGAGGGCATGATCTTTGCTGCTGATACCGCCGACGGCGGCTGCTCTATCGCTTTCTACGGCGACGACACCCCCGTAGGCAGCCGCATCCACTGA
- a CDS encoding DMT family transporter, which yields METVKLSRAEWLDKIFGTPVFAVLLAIFCNVLWGSAFPFIKLGYRLFSIETSNTASIFCFAGVRFMLGSFLVLLGSVLLQSRIPRLPRGKVAAECCALGLWQTTFQYAFYYIAVAMLTGAFGGILNSTQSFLGVIFAHFIYGNADRMTSAKTLGCVIGFAGVLIGTLGNHGSGSGWGVFCMMTATVIFTLSGPWNKSVTKKADSFAVCFINLFVGGLALFVLGVVMGGSLHVQSALAVVVMLYLAFICGAGYVLWALLMKNNPVSRIAIFGFVNPVVNVLLSAVLNGEPLFRWQYLAALVFVCVGIWLVNKAPAKKEGK from the coding sequence ATGGAAACTGTAAAGCTTTCCCGCGCGGAATGGCTGGATAAGATCTTCGGCACGCCGGTGTTCGCCGTGCTGCTGGCCATCTTCTGCAATGTGCTGTGGGGCTCGGCGTTCCCGTTCATCAAGCTGGGCTACCGGCTGTTCTCCATTGAGACCAGCAACACCGCGTCCATTTTCTGCTTTGCCGGTGTGCGGTTCATGCTGGGCAGCTTTCTGGTCCTGCTGGGCAGTGTGCTGCTGCAAAGCCGGATCCCCCGCCTGCCCCGGGGCAAGGTCGCGGCAGAGTGCTGTGCGCTGGGCCTGTGGCAGACCACGTTTCAGTACGCCTTCTATTATATCGCTGTTGCCATGCTCACCGGTGCCTTTGGCGGCATCCTGAACAGCACCCAGAGCTTTCTGGGCGTTATCTTTGCCCACTTCATCTACGGCAACGCCGACCGCATGACCTCCGCCAAAACACTGGGCTGTGTCATCGGCTTTGCGGGCGTGCTCATCGGCACGCTGGGCAACCACGGCAGCGGCAGCGGCTGGGGCGTGTTCTGCATGATGACGGCCACCGTCATCTTTACCCTGTCCGGCCCGTGGAACAAATCCGTGACCAAAAAAGCAGACAGCTTTGCCGTCTGCTTCATCAACCTGTTCGTGGGCGGTCTGGCACTGTTTGTGCTGGGCGTGGTCATGGGCGGCAGTCTCCATGTGCAGAGCGCACTGGCGGTGGTGGTCATGCTGTATCTGGCCTTCATCTGCGGGGCAGGCTATGTGCTGTGGGCCCTGTTGATGAAGAACAACCCGGTCAGCCGCATTGCCATCTTTGGCTTTGTGAACCCGGTGGTCAACGTGCTGCTGAGCGCCGTGCTCAACGGCGAACCCCTGTTCCGCTGGCAGTATCTGGCGGCGCTGGTGTTCGTGTGTGTGGGCATCTGGCTGGTGAACAAGGCCCCCGCCAAAAAGGAGGGCAAATGA
- the atpC gene encoding ATP synthase F1 subunit epsilon, whose protein sequence is MNKFMLSITASSGEYYQGDCEDLVLPISDGVYGIQAGHSPVLVAIHMGILHFEVNGESQDILVGDGIAEVTPAYVMVLVDSAERPEDIDKNRAEAARIRAEERLQHQQSMHEYYQSKIALDRAMQRLQAAAKYRR, encoded by the coding sequence ATGAACAAGTTCATGCTGAGCATCACTGCGTCCAGCGGTGAGTACTATCAGGGCGATTGCGAAGACCTTGTGCTGCCCATCAGCGATGGCGTGTACGGCATACAGGCCGGACACAGCCCGGTGCTGGTGGCCATCCACATGGGCATCCTGCACTTTGAGGTGAACGGTGAAAGCCAGGACATCCTGGTAGGCGACGGCATTGCCGAGGTGACGCCTGCCTACGTGATGGTGCTGGTGGACAGCGCTGAGCGTCCGGAGGATATCGACAAGAACCGTGCCGAGGCTGCCCGCATCCGTGCCGAGGAGCGTTTGCAGCATCAGCAGAGCATGCATGAATATTATCAGAGCAAGATCGCGCTCGACCGTGCGATGCAGCGCCTGCAGGCCGCTGCAAAGTACCGGCGCTGA
- the atpA gene encoding F0F1 ATP synthase subunit alpha: MATEFSREFFADNRIVKAELRSARKPREEELNRVRAEVRKLYDATEVILNVTVDESLLSGYVLQVGDRVFDNSGRHQLDKMMEGKPSLATLKTRIEDYKPAETSAEGGVVISSADGIVHVEGMNRAVYGEIVTFDNGAKGMVESVDPEQLGIMLFDGAETVGVGTMVTRSGKRAGIPVGDAFLGRVISPLGEPIDGKGPIEAVGYNPIEKQAPGILERQSVDTPLHTGILAIDSMFPIGRGQRELIIGDRQTGKTSIATDAILNQKNTGVLCIYVAIGQKASSIARVAGDLQKHGAMSYTTIVAATASDSAPLQYIAPYAGTALAEYFMSQGKSVLIVYDDLSKHAVAYRAISLLLRRSPGREAYPGDVFYLHSRLLERSCRMRDDLGGGSITALPIVETQAGDVSAYIPTNVISITDGQIFLESALFNAGNRPAVNVGLSVSRVGGAAQTKAMKKANANLRIELAQYKDMESFAQFSSDLDAETRRQLDHGKALMEMLKQPLYQPKSDAEQVVTLVLASHGVLDELPTAELRTKTSAFVRQFRADVSGTMDKITATGKLEPEMVDAILNAWKAYAGGDSHAVQ; encoded by the coding sequence ATGGCAACTGAATTCAGTCGTGAATTTTTTGCGGACAACCGCATCGTCAAGGCCGAGCTGCGCAGCGCCCGCAAGCCCCGGGAAGAGGAGCTGAACCGGGTCCGCGCCGAGGTCCGCAAGCTGTATGACGCCACCGAGGTCATCCTGAACGTGACGGTGGACGAGAGCCTGCTGTCCGGCTATGTCCTGCAGGTGGGCGACCGTGTGTTCGATAACTCCGGCCGTCATCAGCTGGACAAGATGATGGAGGGCAAGCCCTCGCTGGCTACCCTCAAGACCCGCATTGAGGACTACAAGCCCGCCGAGACCTCTGCCGAGGGCGGTGTGGTCATCTCCTCTGCCGACGGCATCGTGCACGTCGAGGGCATGAACCGCGCCGTGTACGGCGAGATCGTCACCTTCGACAACGGTGCCAAGGGTATGGTGGAGAGCGTGGACCCCGAACAGCTGGGCATCATGCTGTTCGACGGAGCTGAGACCGTCGGCGTGGGCACCATGGTGACCCGCAGCGGCAAGCGTGCCGGCATCCCGGTGGGCGATGCCTTCCTGGGCCGTGTCATCAGCCCGCTGGGCGAGCCCATCGATGGCAAGGGCCCCATTGAAGCTGTGGGCTACAACCCCATCGAAAAGCAGGCCCCCGGTATTCTGGAGCGTCAGAGCGTGGATACCCCGCTCCACACCGGCATCCTCGCCATCGATTCCATGTTCCCCATCGGCCGCGGCCAGCGTGAGCTGATCATCGGCGACCGCCAGACCGGCAAGACCTCCATCGCCACGGACGCCATCCTGAACCAGAAGAACACCGGTGTGCTGTGCATTTATGTGGCCATCGGCCAGAAGGCTTCTTCCATTGCCCGCGTGGCAGGCGATCTGCAGAAGCACGGTGCCATGAGTTACACCACCATCGTGGCGGCTACTGCTTCGGATTCCGCTCCCCTGCAGTACATCGCACCCTATGCCGGTACCGCACTGGCCGAGTACTTCATGAGTCAGGGCAAGAGTGTGCTGATCGTTTACGACGATCTGTCCAAGCATGCAGTGGCCTACCGTGCCATTTCTCTGCTGCTGCGCCGCTCTCCGGGCCGTGAGGCTTACCCCGGCGATGTGTTCTATCTGCACTCCCGTCTGCTGGAGCGCTCCTGCCGGATGCGCGATGATCTGGGCGGCGGCTCCATCACCGCACTGCCCATCGTTGAGACGCAGGCAGGCGACGTTTCGGCTTACATCCCCACCAATGTCATTTCCATCACCGATGGTCAGATCTTCCTCGAGAGCGCCCTGTTCAATGCAGGCAACCGCCCGGCCGTCAATGTGGGCCTGTCGGTGTCCCGTGTGGGCGGCGCTGCCCAGACCAAGGCCATGAAGAAGGCCAACGCCAACCTGCGTATCGAGCTGGCACAGTACAAGGATATGGAGTCCTTTGCACAGTTCAGCTCGGATCTGGACGCGGAGACCCGCCGCCAGCTGGATCACGGCAAGGCTCTGATGGAAATGCTCAAGCAGCCGCTGTATCAGCCCAAGTCCGACGCCGAGCAGGTGGTCACGCTGGTGCTGGCTTCCCACGGTGTGCTGGACGAACTGCCCACTGCCGAGCTGCGCACCAAAACTTCCGCATTTGTGCGTCAGTTCCGCGCGGATGTGTCCGGTACGATGGATAAGATCACCGCCACCGGCAAGCTGGAACCTGAAATGGTCGATGCCATCCTGAACGCCTGGAAAGCTTATGCGGGAGGCGACAGCCATGCCGTCCAGTAA
- the atpD gene encoding F0F1 ATP synthase subunit beta encodes MIQGTIIRVAGPVVDVQFTAGKLPALQEALTVTAEGTERTMEVTQHVNETTVRCIMLSASEGLGKGMTVQATGHGLTAPVGEATLGRMFDPLGRPIDGKGSVDDVPHWPIHRKAPSFAEQKPATEILETGIKVIDLLAPYAKGGKIGLFGGAGVGKTVLIQELIHNVATEHGGYSIFTGVGERSREGCDLWGEMNESGVLSKTALVFGQMNEPPGARMRVAETGLTMAEYFREETHKDVLLFIDNIFRFVQAGSEVSALMGRMPSAVGYQPTLANELGALQERITSTKEGSITSVQAVYVPADDLTDPAPATTFAHLDATTVLSRKIVEQGIYPAVDPLASTSRILEADIVGEEHYRVARKVQSILQRYQELQDIIAILGMDELDENDKLTVARARKLQKFLSQPFAVAENFTGLKGKYVPLQDTVRGFAAIVDGEADDLPEWAFFNVGTLEDARQKAAEKLAEEKGGAV; translated from the coding sequence ATGATACAGGGAACTATTATTCGCGTAGCCGGCCCTGTGGTGGACGTGCAGTTCACCGCAGGCAAGCTGCCTGCCCTGCAGGAAGCGCTTACCGTGACCGCCGAGGGCACCGAGCGCACGATGGAAGTGACACAGCATGTCAACGAGACCACTGTGCGCTGCATCATGCTTTCCGCCAGCGAGGGTCTGGGCAAGGGCATGACCGTGCAGGCCACCGGCCACGGCCTGACCGCACCGGTGGGTGAAGCCACGCTGGGCCGCATGTTCGACCCGCTGGGCAGACCCATCGACGGCAAGGGCTCTGTGGATGATGTGCCGCATTGGCCCATCCACCGCAAGGCTCCCAGCTTTGCAGAGCAGAAGCCCGCGACCGAAATTCTGGAGACCGGCATCAAGGTCATCGATCTGTTGGCCCCCTATGCAAAGGGCGGCAAGATTGGTCTGTTCGGCGGCGCAGGCGTCGGCAAGACCGTGCTGATCCAGGAACTGATCCACAACGTGGCCACCGAGCACGGCGGCTACTCCATCTTCACCGGCGTCGGCGAGCGCTCCCGCGAGGGCTGCGACCTTTGGGGCGAGATGAACGAGTCCGGTGTTCTGAGCAAGACCGCACTGGTCTTTGGTCAGATGAACGAGCCCCCAGGAGCACGTATGCGTGTTGCTGAGACCGGCCTGACCATGGCAGAGTACTTCCGTGAGGAGACCCACAAGGACGTGCTGCTGTTCATTGATAACATCTTCCGTTTCGTGCAGGCAGGCTCCGAGGTGTCCGCCCTGATGGGCCGTATGCCTTCTGCTGTGGGCTACCAGCCCACTCTGGCCAACGAGCTGGGCGCTCTGCAGGAGCGCATCACCTCCACCAAGGAAGGCTCCATCACCTCTGTGCAGGCCGTCTACGTCCCCGCCGACGACCTGACCGACCCGGCCCCCGCCACCACCTTTGCACATCTGGACGCCACCACCGTGCTGTCCCGTAAGATCGTGGAGCAGGGCATTTACCCGGCCGTGGACCCGCTGGCATCCACCTCCCGCATTCTGGAAGCAGATATCGTGGGCGAGGAGCACTACCGCGTGGCCCGCAAGGTGCAGTCCATTCTGCAGCGCTATCAGGAGCTGCAGGACATCATTGCCATTCTGGGCATGGATGAGCTGGACGAGAACGACAAGCTCACCGTTGCCCGCGCCCGCAAGCTGCAGAAGTTCCTCTCCCAGCCCTTTGCTGTGGCCGAGAACTTTACCGGCCTGAAGGGCAAGTATGTGCCGCTGCAGGATACCGTGCGCGGCTTTGCCGCCATTGTGGACGGCGAGGCCGACGATCTGCCGGAGTGGGCTTTCTTCAACGTTGGTACGCTGGAAGATGCCCGCCAGAAGGCAGCGGAAAAGCTGGCTGAGGAAAAGGGCGGTGCCGTCTGA
- the atpG gene encoding ATP synthase F1 subunit gamma, whose product MPSSKLLKERIESIQDTMKITNAMYLISSSKLRKARKNYQNVSPYFNRMRDTISRVVPHLPEEPVHPFFHERNIANPKRAYIVLTADKGMAGAYNQNIIKFLKENADENDRFYVIGQTGYRALYHKDPRLVEDFHYGATEPTLQRARDITMDAIDDFKTGKLDEIYLIYTRIENALTSEPTMVRLLPLDRAHLQPAPKGLGDPKGDVEMFPSAWTVFEQIAPIYMHGMIFGAMTESFCAEQSARMTAMDSATKNANDMIRELQLEYNRTRQGSITQEITEIIGGAAAVQNRAE is encoded by the coding sequence ATGCCGTCCAGTAAGCTGCTGAAGGAGCGCATCGAGAGCATTCAGGACACCATGAAGATCACGAACGCCATGTACCTGATCTCCTCGTCCAAGCTGCGCAAGGCACGTAAGAACTACCAGAATGTGTCGCCCTACTTCAACCGTATGCGCGATACCATTTCCCGTGTGGTGCCCCACCTGCCGGAAGAGCCGGTGCATCCGTTCTTCCACGAACGCAACATCGCAAACCCCAAGCGCGCTTACATCGTGCTGACGGCAGATAAGGGCATGGCAGGCGCTTACAACCAGAACATCATCAAGTTCCTCAAGGAAAATGCGGATGAGAATGACCGGTTCTATGTGATCGGCCAGACCGGCTACCGCGCTCTGTACCACAAGGACCCGCGGCTGGTGGAGGATTTCCACTACGGCGCCACGGAGCCCACGCTGCAGCGCGCCCGCGATATCACGATGGACGCCATCGATGATTTCAAGACCGGCAAGCTGGATGAGATCTATCTCATCTATACCCGCATCGAGAATGCATTGACCAGCGAGCCCACCATGGTGCGTTTGCTTCCGCTGGACCGCGCCCATCTGCAGCCTGCCCCCAAGGGTCTGGGCGATCCGAAGGGCGATGTGGAGATGTTCCCGTCTGCATGGACGGTGTTTGAACAAATCGCGCCCATTTATATGCACGGCATGATCTTTGGTGCCATGACCGAGAGCTTCTGCGCAGAGCAGAGCGCTCGCATGACTGCCATGGATTCCGCCACCAAGAACGCCAACGATATGATTCGGGAGCTGCAGCTGGAATACAACCGCACCCGTCAGGGCTCCATTACACAGGAGATCACCGAGATCATCGGCGGTGCGGCTGCCGTGCAAAACCGGGCAGAATAA
- the atpE gene encoding ATP synthase F0 subunit C → MNGLIALGAGIAALTGIGGGIGIGIATGKATEAISRQPEASGKIQTNLLLGAALAEGTAIFGFVVALLIILFLGQ, encoded by the coding sequence ATGAATGGTTTGATTGCTCTGGGCGCTGGCATTGCAGCGCTGACCGGCATTGGCGGCGGTATCGGCATCGGCATCGCAACGGGTAAGGCAACGGAGGCAATCTCCCGTCAGCCCGAGGCATCCGGCAAGATCCAGACCAACCTGCTGCTGGGCGCTGCTCTGGCAGAAGGTACTGCAATTTTCGGCTTCGTCGTTGCACTGCTGATCATCCTGTTCCTGGGTCAGTAA
- a CDS encoding Dabb family protein produces the protein MVKHVILWQLKDELSDAEKAAVKAGIKEGLEGLAGKVPGLVEVHVNINGLPSSTADLMLDTTFESAEALKGYSVHPAHVAVADSKVRPYTKARFCLDYEV, from the coding sequence ATGGTCAAGCATGTGATCCTTTGGCAGCTGAAGGACGAACTGTCCGACGCCGAAAAAGCTGCCGTCAAGGCAGGCATCAAGGAAGGGCTGGAAGGTCTGGCAGGCAAGGTCCCGGGCCTTGTGGAAGTGCATGTCAACATCAACGGTCTCCCCTCTTCCACCGCCGACCTGATGCTGGACACCACCTTTGAAAGCGCCGAGGCCCTCAAGGGCTACTCCGTCCACCCGGCCCATGTGGCTGTGGCCGACAGCAAGGTGCGGCCCTACACCAAGGCACGGTTCTGTCTGGATTACGAGGTGTAA
- a CDS encoding DUF2798 domain-containing protein, with protein MPKTLPERIFFTIVMAAIMVYGMIVYNVALNTGGVTNATFVMALHEMPIMVPIACVLEFFVVEKLATRLAFMFMRPTDRPQFITYAISLMIVCIMCPVMSLIATVLFKEPSFGTWVHTWGCNMPMALCWQLLYCGPLTRAIFRLVFRRGEKQTD; from the coding sequence ATGCCTAAAACTTTACCGGAACGTATCTTCTTTACCATTGTCATGGCTGCCATTATGGTCTATGGCATGATCGTTTACAATGTGGCGCTGAACACAGGCGGTGTCACCAATGCCACCTTTGTCATGGCTCTGCACGAGATGCCGATCATGGTTCCCATTGCCTGCGTGCTGGAATTTTTCGTGGTGGAGAAACTGGCCACCCGATTGGCGTTTATGTTCATGCGGCCCACAGATCGTCCGCAGTTCATCACCTATGCCATCTCGCTGATGATCGTGTGCATCATGTGCCCGGTGATGAGTCTGATCGCAACGGTGCTGTTTAAAGAACCCAGCTTTGGCACCTGGGTGCATACCTGGGGCTGCAATATGCCCATGGCCCTGTGCTGGCAGCTGCTGTACTGCGGCCCGCTTACCCGTGCCATCTTCCGGCTGGTGTTCCGCCGGGGCGAAAAGCAGACGGACTGA
- a CDS encoding transglutaminase domain-containing protein, whose translation MKKTLRKFIALFLAVLLCLCPLSAQAAGVTGETALASYHTLIDTYNNFADLHEAYLSTLGDDEYAADSVRSYYSGVNLVLDNLYASSTAKEYFDTLDIGTLTEINNILTEDIAFMNAASAAVQAQMTNGYPAGNYKPGTVYGPKLNQSELNEVAAVVSRFDASLPLDGMSDIDKVMAARDYLIQFCSYAPDWSKNQANTAWGALVYHEAQCSGYARAMKALCDSMGIDCRYVHADKKASNSSHQWNTVKIDGQWYIIDVQGDDSAGFEAFFLLSDDTYANDTGLSWDRTSVPACPANYTGVHYHYVFYQRMDQSLFGARMI comes from the coding sequence ATGAAAAAAACACTGCGGAAGTTCATTGCTCTTTTTCTTGCTGTTCTGCTCTGTCTCTGTCCGCTTTCTGCACAGGCCGCCGGCGTCACCGGTGAAACCGCTCTTGCAAGCTATCACACTCTTATCGACACTTACAACAATTTCGCCGACCTGCACGAAGCCTATCTGAGCACTCTGGGTGACGATGAGTATGCCGCGGATTCGGTCCGTTCCTATTACAGCGGCGTAAATCTGGTCTTGGACAACCTTTATGCCAGCAGCACAGCAAAAGAATACTTTGATACGCTGGATATCGGAACGCTGACCGAGATCAACAACATTCTCACCGAGGATATTGCTTTCATGAACGCTGCCAGCGCTGCGGTTCAGGCACAGATGACCAACGGCTATCCTGCCGGAAACTACAAGCCCGGCACTGTTTACGGCCCAAAGCTGAACCAGTCCGAACTGAACGAAGTGGCCGCTGTGGTCAGCCGCTTTGACGCCAGTCTTCCTCTGGACGGCATGAGCGATATCGACAAGGTCATGGCTGCTCGCGATTATCTGATCCAGTTCTGCTCCTATGCACCGGACTGGTCAAAGAATCAGGCAAATACCGCTTGGGGCGCATTGGTCTACCATGAAGCCCAGTGCTCCGGCTATGCCCGTGCCATGAAGGCTCTCTGCGACTCCATGGGCATCGACTGCCGCTATGTCCACGCAGACAAAAAGGCATCCAACTCGAGCCATCAGTGGAATACTGTAAAGATCGACGGTCAGTGGTACATTATCGATGTGCAGGGTGACGACTCTGCCGGTTTTGAGGCATTCTTCCTGCTGTCGGATGACACCTATGCAAACGACACCGGCCTGTCGTGGGATCGCACTTCCGTCCCTGCCTGCCCCGCCAACTACACAGGCGTGCACTATCATTATGTATTCTATCAGCGGATGGATCAGAGCCTGTTTGGCGCAAGGATGATTTGA
- a CDS encoding ATP synthase F0 subunit B: MLKLDINLLWTVVNVLVMYAVLRKFLFKPVQDVIAKRQQMVDANLADAETSKKEAAETMNAAQEKLRNVDNEAAARREAYEKQAEVEKQQLLADARKQADAIVAAGKASAEAERQSKLREADAQTTALARAMCEKLLARNLTAQDDARLLDDLLEKAGAGNGN, translated from the coding sequence ATGCTGAAGTTGGATATTAACCTGCTGTGGACCGTCGTGAACGTCCTCGTCATGTATGCGGTGCTGCGCAAGTTCCTGTTCAAGCCTGTTCAGGACGTGATCGCAAAGCGCCAGCAGATGGTGGACGCAAACCTGGCCGATGCGGAGACCTCCAAGAAGGAAGCCGCCGAGACCATGAACGCCGCGCAGGAAAAACTGCGCAATGTGGACAATGAGGCCGCTGCCCGCCGCGAAGCCTACGAAAAGCAGGCTGAGGTCGAAAAGCAGCAGCTGCTGGCAGATGCCCGCAAGCAGGCAGACGCCATCGTGGCCGCCGGCAAGGCGAGCGCCGAGGCCGAACGCCAGAGCAAGCTGCGGGAAGCCGATGCCCAGACCACGGCACTGGCCCGTGCGATGTGCGAGAAGCTGCTGGCCCGCAATCTGACCGCCCAGGACGACGCACGTCTGCTGGACGATCTGCTGGAGAAAGCAGGTGCAGGCAATGGCAACTGA